The Gouania willdenowi chromosome 22, fGouWil2.1, whole genome shotgun sequence nucleotide sequence gcacttatattgattcctgttagctactgctaggcaacagtgttctGTTGGTCCTCGCACTCTGAACAATGGTGGagtgtaaagccaatggttgctataacaacaagagaaaaaccccTGAGTCTCTAAACCAAATAACaacactaagtcagagttagACGTTGGCTTCATAATATTGGTACCGGATACTCATTTAAATTGTTAGGGTGGTGGCGAATCGTCCCATGAAAGAACAGATATACTTTCACGCAGCTTTCTTTCTCACCATATTTTTGTACTTCCAgcacctaactactcagccatgtcTCGTTTCTGCTGGTATCAACAGCTCTGTCCATCAGGTAGTTGCTGGTTGCTGTCGTAACCTGGATGCTGCACTTTATCATAGTTCTGGAcaatatagaccaaaactcatatctcaatatattttctcaaatgaagtctgaccagaaagacaattcggggttaaatgtgttaatgcaaaatgccacacaggcacatttattaacaaacggctgcacaacatgtgccaattttggctttttctcctctaagggacagcaagtgtgagtgagttctttattGTGgattgtttaggggaaggtgaGGGTTAGtacgcactcagaaatctacTTATCGGTGCTTtgaatgctgttctgagaatcagtgaaagcagcgactcgtGAAACCAGTGTCttcaaacaaaataagctattaaaatattgatataggcaatattgtaattttcaatatagccaaaataaaaaaaaaaaacttcctacctcccacaatgcaccattgcCGAAAGTGCATCATATCCTGACCAATATGGCGGCTTTACACACtttatgccccaaggtataaatttgttctaaaaagtgattttaatgtgttttttttgttttgtttttccataaaagggtgcacatatttagtttattggtaatacattaaatacatgttttgttattaacATTTCCACCACATGCATGTACCCTTTAAATTCATCCTCGTCTAAAACGGACTCATCATTTTGATTATTCTCTGaccttgtttttgtgttttcttcctCAATCATTTCTATTTTTCCTTCCCTGCGTTAAAAACTTTTACACGCAGAGATCAGTCCTGGTGCAACCAGTCAGAGGAGCAtgttctctgtctgctgcagcTCTGTTGTCCCAGGATTGGTCAGATTTAGCCCCTCATATTCTTCAATTATGGCCGTGACAACATTCATCTGCCTGCGCCACGGCAGAAGAGGTGCTTGTTTATGGATAACGTCGATATGTAATTAAAGATGATGAAGGGATATGTAGAAGAGGGCGGGTGAGGTTAACAAGGCATGCTTTCACACTAGAATGGCCATtgaattgtgtttgtgtgctgctgTTTCATCACATAGCCCTGAAACATGTTCACtatttccttttaaaagtcaaattcaatcaaacatatttatttattacataagTTAATTTAGTAGTTGGTTATTGTTAATATTTCCAGAAGTTAAGGCCTCAAATGTTAAAAATTGTGGTGCCGATAAATACAACTTAATAGCTTTACAGCAAACAGAAAGCCTTTGTTTACAAAGACTGCAGGCTTGAAGTCGTAACAGGGTGATTATTTTAGATGTTCTCATGCATTAAATCTATTCTGATGTAAAGTTTTGTAGCATTACTGTGTCTGTATTTCATTTcatctgcttttcttttctttaaaggCAGTATTTCCATCCGGTTGTAGAAATGTGTCAACCCCTCACACCTCCACTGCACATCAGATTACGTTATTTGCTTAATGTGCAGCCTTTTCTGACAGAGCAAATAATTACCAGGAGCTAACAGGTTTAGTTCTTTTACACAGATAAGTTTTTCACATACTTTAGGGGAATGTCAGGTTGACAAGGAGGACAAAGTGTCTTCAAGGCAAAACACTTGActgctgcattttattttctacGTGGGTTCACTTACTGTAGTGAtgcaatgaaacacacacacacacacacacacaccctcaggGTTTCAtgaaaaagtgcatttttgcCTGTTGCGTGTTGCAGTTTAAACATAAATTATGTATTCATATTAGCTATTCTGACTCATCGTTATTACCTGTGATGTCTTTTTATTGAACTTGTGAAGACAAAAGAAATTCAATGtcttatgacttttttttttgattatttttattgaatataataaaaaatgaattaaaaacttTGCACGAAATGTGTGATGAACACTACATATCAAAACTATAATGGATTAAAAATTGTACAAATTcaagaaaatatacattttccAGTCAAGAATTTTTGTCTTCAAACAGTGAAAGTGCTGTAATAATGTCCTATGACATCTGATATCAATCTAATATCAAAACAGTGAAAAAAGATTTACacttggcagtcaaaacatgtcattggatcaaagtaaatttaaagtaaatttcctgaataaaggaaaccttaacatattattcaaaaaagaagacaaaatgaacttgctagaattaaaaaatataattataataaaaaataattataatcacgattaaatgagtcataattgaaatcgcgattattcaaaaaaaaaaaaaattgtcaaccaaaaagttatttcttttttgaacaaaacaatgtaaaatataatatttaaacataaataaacactCAAATcaagtacaaaacaaaacaaaaaaaaaaaccctaaatcGTGGAAGTTTGTTTCAAAATCCTAATCAAATTTTGATTGCACAGCTTTACTTTCTTAAAAAGCAAGAATAGTCCAGTTTGGTTTGTTATTTCTAATGGAACTCCTGAAACGCTCTTCTACCCCATGCTATCCACACTGTGCTCCtaccagtataaaccaaaaTATCCCCAGAGGCTGATCTCGCTGCGTCAGTGGGTGTTGAAGTTTAATGACTGGTATTCTGCTGATATCTGATAAGTGCTCTCTGTTAATAGCTTCTCCAGAATGAGGCCCTGACTCTGCTGGTTGTGTTTAAGTGTAAAACTGCCCCCAACCACTAAAAAACCCTCATTAAACagcactaatatatatatttaagatcAATACGCCgttttttattttctggttCGCTTTCATGGGAAGTATATTCACATTTATCTCAAGATTTTGCACCCAATTGCATAATATACCGTAGTGTTGGCGCTACTTTCTCATGTGGTTTAGCACTTAAAAGACTGTGGTTTGCAACATGTTGGGCAGATTACACCATATAAATGACTTACAGGCTGCTGCAGGGCAGAGTTGCTTATTTTAAGTTTAAGCACAACTTAGACTTATTTACAGAGCATGACTGTAATTTGTAATACCATTGGTCTCAATTATTCCCAGTTAATTAAAACTCATCCATTCTTttcacaatcagaatcagaatcagaattcctttattaatcccagggggaaattgcttatgttacaaccacaggggaaaaaaaaatcacaataaaaacattaacaaagaggaaagaaagaataaaaaataaataagtgtataattaagtaaaagacttttaaaaataaggatcagatacacacacattacagtagtcgaaaataaagtaggatagataatactaatactaataataatacaaatttacaatttatatacaaatatgatacagatatttccaaaaaaaaatacagatatgatttatatatttacaacaatcaagctttGTTCAAGCTATAGGGCATactgatggaatgaatgagtgataacacactttttaaagaatCCTGTTGTGaataagtagaatgaaacagaatttagtgcctcctgaatgaatatacttttatagtttttatcatttctgctgTAAGACCAAGACTgaaccttgtattttcagttcatgttccaaTGAAGatccatcattattatgattaacagttttaactcaaaataaacattacaaaaccccatatttttatgttttcgtTGCAACcctcattttaaaaaacactgtcttagaacactaaaaaaaaccccagtCGCTTATGAGTATGGACGTTATTCCTAAAAATGGATTGATGTTCATGCCCATAATTGTTCACTTCTGTGTGTTAGCCCATGCCCAGTAATAGACTGGAGACTGTCTCAGTGTAAAACCTACTTAAATATTACATTACAGGACATGAGTTCtcataattataaataaatggatGGCTGGATGGATGTTATGATCATGTGTTTTCCATGTGCTATTGTCATGAGGCatgtttttcctgtattaatcttaaaaaataatcaggaataaTTAAATAtcattcttgtgtttttgttgataatttcttttctttttttttttcttttttgtctacCAGGTCCAGTTGTTCAGCGCCAAAATGGGCCGTCCTCCGAAGAAAGCGAGGCACAAAGGAGGTACAATCAAAGAAATGATAATGGTGACCAGTTTGAAAACAGCCTAAAATCTACATTTATCCAATAATGATTTGATAttggatataaaaagtctacacacctCTGTttaaatgccaggtttttgtgatgtaaaaaaatgacaccaagataaatacattttttccacctttaatgtgacctataacttgttcaatgcaattgaaaaacaaactgaaacctttcagggagctgaagtaaaaataaaaaagtgagagAATGCCGTTGCAAAAATGTGCACACCCTCTTATAACTGGGGACGGGGCTGTGTTCGGATTTAACCAATCacattcaaactcatgttaaattGGAGTCAGCACTTACTCACCTGTCACCATTTAAAGTGTCTCTGAATAACTCCAAATAAAGTTCAGCTCTTCTAGTAGTTTTTCCTCACGTTTGTCGCCACATCTTCCAGCACAAGCCATGGTCCGCAGAGAGCTTCCAAAGCATCAGAGGGATCTCATTGTTCAAAGATATCAGTCAGGTGAAGGGTACAAAATAATTTCCAAGGAAGTAAATATAACGTGGAAAacagtgaagacagtcatcatcaagtggagaaaatatggCGCAACTGTGACTTTACCAAGAACAGGACGTCCGTCcaaaattgatgacaagacCAGAAGAAAACTGGTCTGGGAGGCGTCCAAGAGGCTGACGGCAAcattgaaggagctgcaggaagTTCTGGCAAGTACTGGCTGTGTCGTAGATGTGACAACAATCTACCGTCTTCTTTATATGTCTGGGCTATGGGGTAGGGTGGCAAGATGAAAGCCTTATCTTACgaagaaaaacatccaagccTGACTtaattttgcaaaaacacatttgaaatcTGCCAAACGCgtgtgggaaaatgtgttatggtcccacaaaaacaacactgctattcaccaaaagaacaccatacctacagtgaagcatggtggtggcagcatcatgctttgaGGCTGTTTTTCTTTCACTGGAACTGGGAccttagtcagggtggagggaattatgaacagttccaaaTGCAAGGCAGTGTTGGCACAAAACCTTCGGGCTTACAGTATGTTAGAaagctgaagatgaagaggaactttatctttcaacacgacaatgaccctaagcacacagccacaTCAACTTCACCAGAATAAGAttgaggttttggaatggctcagccagagtccagacctgaatctgatctgtggggtgatctgaagagggctgtgCACAGGAGATGCCCTCGCAATCTGTCACATTTGGAGCAGTTTTGTAAAGAAGGGTTTGCAAATATTGCCTCATCAAGATGTGCCACACTGATAGACTCTTACCCAAACAGACAgagtgctgtaataaaagcaAAGGGTGCTTcaacaaagtattagtttaaCGGTGTGCATATTTATGCAACCAGGTTATCTtaagttggttttttttcccctttaaaggtttcaatttattttttaattgcattgtacaggttatggGTCAcaataaaggtggaaaaagttcatttatcttggtgtcagttttttacatcacaaaaatgtGGCATTTGAAaaggggtgtgtagactttttacATCTACTGTAGATCTCAATTATAGTAGACAGGGTAGAAGATAGTGTCAATCAAAGACACCTAATAAACATTCCATCTCTCACCAAAAAAACCTTTGTCATCACTGAAGAGATTAGTGGTGATAGCTGCATTCCAGGTTGAAGCAGTTCTCCCTTTGTATCGAAGAGGATGTAACAGGTCTCAGTCTTTTGGGTCATGATTgtggccaaacttgtaaaaaaacaaataaataaataaatttaaaaaagtaacattCTTCAAATATTCTCTATCTAGTTCACACTTTGTTACCCAACTTATCTCAGTTACTTCAGTGCtctccactgtttttaattaattaggtTGAACGACAGTAGTGCTTATTGTCTAGACTAGAGATGGGAAACTGTCTGATCCGATGGCcttattatcaacattaatgtcagcatttagaataatgaccaattggCGCAGTAATTCGAGGTTTTGTCCAGTTTTGTATATtagtctctcattttgtgtgtttttgttgtcgtaattttatttattgtttgtcttttataggtattattttctatatttgtgggtgttttttgagtaatttgtaactttgggggccacacaaaactacacagaggcctccagttgcccatgtctggtctagACTGAGCCAGGCTTatactgtaaagcactttgtaatggtttcctttagtttttttgtttatttgtttatttctacaTTGGATCCCAATTAGCTTCCACCGTGTCGGCTGCTAATCTACCTGgggttcattaaaaaaaaaatctagtacgtataagaacaaaaaaaaattaaagacagttaaaaatatatagaaacattacataaaaaggtacatcaagacacattttcattacaccaacaaactaattaaaaaaaaaaaaacatgatatacagtatacattaagattggtaaaaatgtgatttcaaagatgttttaaatatgtttaaagtTGACGTGTCTTTCAGGTCCCTAGACAGTTTGTTCCGTAAGTTAAAGTAATTAGTATAGACTGTTTTTCTCAGTCTTGGCAGATAAGAGCATTAGTCCATATTATTTGGAGCAATATGAAAACAGTTCCAGTGATGTTGCATTAGCAACAAAATGAGGTCCTAATcagtaagaaataacaaaagaaaaaatgaattgacTTGTTATTTATCTAATTTGTCAGATCAGCTGATTTTTCAatgcagagtttgcatgttctctctaaAAACTCtcgagttttctatttaaaatgattcaaagtgcagtgcagggttggggtcaattacatttttcagttacaattacgttttcaattccatgttcaatcacaattaaattacaattacagtgaccagcttttttttttctaataagaattattttttatcctcagaaagtcaatcacaattatgttctcaattactaaagttcaattacaattacagagcGTGAATCACATAACCTAATCCAatttaacctttctcttgtgttagcttactgttagcatcttttatgataacgggtcctaaaatcagctgtaaaatacactataaacaaatatatatcatctaatttatttcctatctattggttacattgtttggcttcttaatcaatgaaaatatacatgTAGGTTTTAATGTTTATGGTGTGAGCatctgagcttttttctgtcagtataccgctcgatttataattttttttaaatggtaaaatgtgggagagcttgatatgaaatatgctttaataattaactacatatgtgtagaactgtacatagaactgtatcatggttccccagtttttgtgtttaattattattgacaattttaatagaattttcatggcaattacaattacaaagtcaattatcaaagtcaattacaattgaattatgatcacgacagcaacagattttttaaattataattaggCCATATTTGTAACCCAACCCTGAGTGCAACACATCTGTTCCAATGCGGTGAATACATCTGTGTTCtatatgtgttttattaaatgaACAACCCCAGCACTGCTCTGTGGAGTTGATATTTAATCAATGAAATGTTTGgaactttaacaaaaaaaaaaaaaaaaaaaaaaaagcagtgacAACCTTGCACTTGATAGGATGATGGAGCAACATCAGAAGGAGAGAGAGCGCCGGACGTCAGGATCAGGTGAGCCTTAGTCAAACACAGCCCCACCCtgtcataaacacacacagagtcacaGACCTAAGGCGCTATGGAGACCAAAGGAAAAGACGTACACGCTCACAGTGATAGCTAATCAGTGCCTGGAGGTAAAagggttatttatttaacagggcctttttttttgtctgtttaaaTGTAGTGTCGTCTCTGTGTGATCAGTAAAAGCTCGCTGTCCTTTCTCAAATGAAACCGCTGATTGAATGCCTCATAGATGAAAAACAGTGTCTTGATAAACAGGGAAAACAGGCTTCCTGCGTGTGGTTTGTGTTCCCATTTTAGTTTCAACCACACCTCCCCAGTCCGTCTTTATGCTTTCTTCTTCTTATCCATGCACACATAAGAAATGTTCAAGTCTGCCCTATTTAGTGCACATACAGACTTAAACatccccccacccccttttGTCCCCCGGTGTCACTGACTGGATCAGTACCTTCCCGTCCCTGCAACATGCTCTACTGCCATCTCTTTCTTCCAGCTACTGTTGGGGGGAAATGCCATATGTTCTCTGATCATGGCTCAGTCATGTTGCATTCTGctacttattatttttgtaataattttttaattctttcttATTTGCGGCTGGCTTATGTTTTTTGACTGCTCCTGgttttttctcatcttttttacTTGCTTGGTTGCTCAGTTGGTTGCTTTTCATTCTCACgtttttctcttttctgttttcctttgtttgttGCCCTCCTTCGTCTTCGTATGCATCTCCtcttcccctctctctctctctctctctctctctctctctcactctgtctctctctctttaccCGTCACAGTCGTTTCCACTCTCCAATATAAAGTCTCCActccccccacccacccagACACCCCTCCAGAGTACAGACAGTACAGAGCTAGCACACTGCCACCCTCCTACGCCCGCGTAGCCTCCTCTCCTCCATCATCCATCCCTCCCCCTCAGGAGAAAGAGGTGGGGGCTGCTAGGGACAAGGCCCAGCTCTCCTCACAGCTCTCCACCTCCCTTGCCTCAGCCTTCTCCCCGGTGCAGGCGGGTGTGATGACCCAGGGCCGACAGGTTCGTCAGATCCCCCTGTCCCCCCCCACGGCAGCACGTCACCTccaccaccagcagcagcaggacaTCATGCTCCCCCCTAAACACGGCACCTGGTCTGCCTCCCATTTGCAGCAAATGTACAATCAGATGCCCCCCTCCTCTTCCCCCCCGATAATGATGGCCATGCACATGAAGCAAGGCTTGCCCCCACAGCCAACGCTTCCATTAGCTCACCCGCTTCCACTTCTGAACCCCAGAATGAAGCCCCCACCTCTAGATCCTAACACTGTGACCACCTCCCACCATTacccccagcagcagcagcagcagcagccccaCCCTCACTCCAACGGCCAGCCGGATGGCTCCTACTCCCCTCACTCCCAGCATCTGCCGCACACACCTCAGTACTGTGAGGCTGTGCACATGCCCCCCCAGTCAGCTCAGGCacccccaggccaccagccccagTACCCCTCCACCTTCCACCcacagcagcatcagcagcagcagcaggtgtaCCACCAGCAGACTCAGCCCCCCAACACTTCCACTTCCTCCACTTCTTCCTCACCCCCCTCTTACACTGCCATGTCAGACGGGGGCTCGCCCAAGAAGACCCCCTCCCCTGTTCCCCAGACAGCCCTCATGGCCAGCAGCAGTAAGTATGTggaggagagaggaggagaTTGTCTCTCAGCAGAggcgtgttgtgtgtgtgtgtgtgtgtgtgtttgtgtgtgtgtgtgtgtttgtgcatgtgcagaATGTCAGACCGACAAGGTCAGGTGTGCAAATGTTAGCGCGCTAATGGCAGCACCACACCCACACAGGTAgacaattattttcaaaatgtacacAATCTATAAATCTTAAACACGCcctcagctctctctctctcacacacacacacacacacacacacacacacacacacacacacactcacacacacacagcaattctcaactggtgtgtCGGACCTAAATGGGAGTCACAGACTGGTTTTATtgggtttttaaaataattcctGTGCTTTACCTATGAAGGGGCGTGACAtctataaacatttttttctaaatggcaAAAATtggtattttgttttctttaacacataatattttttagtacCTTTATAGTCTGCAGCTACTTTAGTGAAATCATGATAATAATTTACTGTATTAAatggcaacattttttttaattaaacagcaTTTAAATAATTTCCCTAGATTGTAGTCACTGCTCAAGTACTGAAGCCCAGTCTGTGAAGAAGTTATGGCCAGTTTTATCTTTCCTGCACTTTGCGCTGctttaatttaacattaaaaaaaaaattgttagatggcgtgtaacagtgtgtaacaTGTGGTTTTATGGCTTTAACAATGTGTTTGGGCTCTTCATCATCCTACAGGCTAATTACAAGCCTCTGATGTGACTTCAGCCTGTTGTTGAATTAAAACTTAAACATTTGCCATGTCTAGATGTTTTAAATGGAACCCTAATAatctaaggcaggggtgtcgaactcattttagtttaggggccaaatacggaccacttTGATTTCAAGTAGGCCACAATTTCAACATGAACGTGTCGTAGTtcgcacttccacgtataaatgatatataaaatcTTAAAGGCATGAACAATagccaagcaataagtgacagacatcaGTTCGTGCAAGATCTAAGCTTGATTTTTAcctaatttggggaaattttgtgagATAAGtaaaagaaaattgcaggattttggtaAAATAGAGACTACAATTGCTTGCCATTGTGTGATATAAGC carries:
- the evla gene encoding enah/Vasp-like a isoform X3 — protein: MLLYVKCGRGEFGSFATMMMTPDISPGVLRRVSSTVITLSPVVQRQNGPSSEESEAQRRMMEQHQKERERRTSGSVVSTLQYKVSTPPTHPDTPPEYRQYRASTLPPSYARVASSPPSSIPPPQEKEVGAARDKAQLSSQLSTSLASAFSPVQAGVMTQGRQVRQIPLSPPTAARHLHHQQQQDIMLPPKHGTWSASHLQQMYNQMPPSSSPPIMMAMHMKQGLPPQPTLPLAHPLPLLNPRMKPPPLDPNTVTTSHHYPQQQQQQQPHPHSNGQPDGSYSPHSQHLPHTPQYCEAVHMPPQSAQAPPGHQPQYPSTFHPQQHQQQQQVYHQQTQPPNTSTSSTSSSPPSYTAMSDGGSPKKTPSPVPQTALMASSSPPVSAGHPAMLSVAPPPAPAPMVGPPAPPPPPGPPPPMAVPPPMPPPLPAGGGPPGAPPGVQHQPSGLAAALAGAKLRKVHRDESSPPGSGGKSDSNRSSGGSGGGGEGLMQEMNALLARRRKASEKPDDDDSNSRGQNSTDAVKKPWERSNSAEKSSLVSRVRPIGSTSESDTEFDKMKQEILDEVVRELHKVKDEIIHAIRHEIGRISTS
- the evla gene encoding enah/Vasp-like a isoform X1 gives rise to the protein MYSLDDFSEQSICQARASVMVYDDASKKWVPIKPGQQGFSRINIYHNTANNTFRVVGVKLQDQQVVINYSIVKGLKYNQATPTFHQWRDARQVYGLNFASKEEATTFSNAMLFALNVLSSPDSGGPVVQRQNGPSSEESEAQRRMMEQHQKERERRTSGSVVSTLQYKVSTPPTHPDTPPEYRQYRASTLPPSYARVASSPPSSIPPPQEKEVGAARDKAQLSSQLSTSLASAFSPVQAGVMTQGRQVRQIPLSPPTAARHLHHQQQQDIMLPPKHGTWSASHLQQMYNQMPPSSSPPIMMAMHMKQGLPPQPTLPLAHPLPLLNPRMKPPPLDPNTVTTSHHYPQQQQQQQPHPHSNGQPDGSYSPHSQHLPHTPQYCEAVHMPPQSAQAPPGHQPQYPSTFHPQQHQQQQQVYHQQTQPPNTSTSSTSSSPPSYTAMSDGGSPKKTPSPVPQTALMASSSPPVSAGHPAMLSVAPPPAPAPMVGPPAPPPPPGPPPPMAVPPPMPPPLPAGGGPPGAPPGVQHQPSGLAAALAGAKLRKVHRDESSPPGSGGKSDSNRSSGGSGGGGEGLMQEMNALLARRRKASEKPDDDDSNSRGQNSTDAVKKPWERSNSAEKSSLVSRVRPIGSTSESDTEFDKMKQEILDEVVRELHKVKDEIIHAIRHEIGRISTS
- the evla gene encoding enah/Vasp-like a isoform X2, translated to MSEQSICQARASVMVYDDASKKWVPIKPGQQGFSRINIYHNTANNTFRVVGVKLQDQQVVINYSIVKGLKYNQATPTFHQWRDARQVYGLNFASKEEATTFSNAMLFALNVLSSPDSGGPVVQRQNGPSSEESEAQRRMMEQHQKERERRTSGSVVSTLQYKVSTPPTHPDTPPEYRQYRASTLPPSYARVASSPPSSIPPPQEKEVGAARDKAQLSSQLSTSLASAFSPVQAGVMTQGRQVRQIPLSPPTAARHLHHQQQQDIMLPPKHGTWSASHLQQMYNQMPPSSSPPIMMAMHMKQGLPPQPTLPLAHPLPLLNPRMKPPPLDPNTVTTSHHYPQQQQQQQPHPHSNGQPDGSYSPHSQHLPHTPQYCEAVHMPPQSAQAPPGHQPQYPSTFHPQQHQQQQQVYHQQTQPPNTSTSSTSSSPPSYTAMSDGGSPKKTPSPVPQTALMASSSPPVSAGHPAMLSVAPPPAPAPMVGPPAPPPPPGPPPPMAVPPPMPPPLPAGGGPPGAPPGVQHQPSGLAAALAGAKLRKVHRDESSPPGSGGKSDSNRSSGGSGGGGEGLMQEMNALLARRRKASEKPDDDDSNSRGQNSTDAVKKPWERSNSAEKSSLVSRVRPIGSTSESDTEFDKMKQEILDEVVRELHKVKDEIIHAIRHEIGRISTS